DNA sequence from the Colletotrichum destructivum chromosome 9, complete sequence genome:
GAGCTGCAGAACGCTGCGTCTGGTGACGCCGTCCAGGATCAACCGGTCGTCGAGGGGAGCGGTGATGAGCTCCGTCTTGCCGGTCTCCTTGTTCTTCCACACGACGAAGAAGTTGCTGGCACCGGCCTCGGTGCAGTACTGCTCCTTTCCGTAGAGCCAGAGGATCTGGCCGAAACCGCGGCTGCGGGCCTCGACGGTGGCGAGCAGGGAGGGGCCGTAGTTGGCACCGACCTTGGCGTAGCCGAAACCACCAACCCAGGCGCGGACCATATCCTCGGGGCTCGTGTGGAGCttcatgccgccggcgggggAGTCCATGACGGGCATGAAAGTGCAGATGATGTAGAGCATGGCCTCGGAGGGGGCCTGGACGCCGAGCTGGGGCTGGGTTCCGATCATGGTGGGACGAAGGTAGAGGAAAGAGCCGGGGCGGTCGCGGGGAAGCCACTTGGGGCCATCGACGGCCAtgagggcgatgatgagcttctcgagctcggcgggaGGGAAGCCGGGCAGGGCGATGCGGGTGGAGGACATGAGCATGCGCTCACAGTTGCGGTCGGGGCGGAAGAGGCGGAGGGCGCCGTCGAAGCCGCGGAAGACCTTGAGACCCTCGAAGCACTCGGTGGCGTAGTGCAGGACGGAGGCGGTGGGCATGAGGGAAATGGGGCCATAGGGCTTGAGCTCGGGGGTGGaccagccggcgccggccttcCAGGTTGCGGCGATCATGTGATCGGTGGCGATGGTCTCGgagccggcgttggcgctgGCCAGGTCGGGCACTTGGCGGGGGTTCTGGGTGCGGGTGTAGGTGAGCTTGGAGGCGTCAAGTTCCTGGTAGACGGACTTGCTGCCGTTGGCGGAGCCGTTGGTGGCCTTGCCATTGGGAATGGCGTCGAGCTTGTG
Encoded proteins:
- a CDS encoding Putative aminotransferase class IV, branched-chain amino acid aminotransferase II, translating into MAPGTISPGLHHGNQDVDLTSSAIEHKLDAIPNGKATNGSANGSKSVYQELDASKLTYTRTQNPRQVPDLASANAGSETIATDHMIAATWKAGAGWSTPELKPYGPISLMPTASVLHYATECFEGLKVFRGFDGALRLFRPDRNCERMLMSSTRIALPGFPPAELEKLIIALMAVDGPKWLPRDRPGSFLYLRPTMIGTQPQLGVQAPSEAMLYIICTFMPVMDSPAGGMKLHTSPEDMVRAWVGGFGYAKVGANYGPSLLATVEARSRGFGQILWLYGKEQYCTEAGASNFFVVWKNKETGKTELITAPLDDRLILDGVTRRSVLQLARERLGDDVDIVERRYTIDEVIEAHDEGRIVESFAAGTAFFICPISLIHHRGKDVNMGMGGDGQGGEYTLKIKQWIRDIMYGGEQHEWGVVVQEEQ